One stretch of Leadbetterella byssophila DSM 17132 DNA includes these proteins:
- a CDS encoding DUF3472 domain-containing protein has protein sequence MKKVIILCWLALGAKAQMIPIEGNTWGKSPEVEIDHRGIKQWKDGRGELYFFSKEQGQAEIIFYSKGPVDIQVSFQGATKHLKFSGEQSLGVFPIDQVGYHSLVMEGNAESLQGVEVKGIETTFVKDEFYWGRRGPSVHFTYSMPEENVEWLYNEVTVPEGEDVIGSYFMANGFAEGYFGIQVNSEEERRILFSVWSPYQTDDPNAIPEDQRITLLKKGKGVYTGEFGNEGSGGQSFKKHMWKAGLTYSFLTRIRPSEVTGSTEYTSYFKDAETGKWELIASFRRPKTSTYAKRFHSFLENFITETGDQPRKVLFGNTWVRTVNGEWRELTRARFTADATARKGNRLDYTGGAEGPYFYLKNCGFFYAPVELNTVFDREASGKIPQIIMEDLER, from the coding sequence TTGAAAAAGGTTATAATCCTGTGTTGGCTAGCACTAGGTGCTAAAGCGCAAATGATTCCTATAGAGGGCAATACTTGGGGTAAGTCACCGGAAGTGGAAATAGACCATCGCGGTATTAAGCAATGGAAGGATGGTAGAGGTGAATTGTATTTCTTTTCCAAAGAGCAGGGGCAGGCTGAAATTATCTTTTACAGTAAAGGACCTGTAGATATTCAGGTGAGTTTTCAAGGGGCTACTAAACATTTGAAGTTTTCGGGGGAACAAAGCCTGGGTGTATTTCCTATAGATCAAGTGGGTTACCATAGCTTGGTTATGGAAGGAAATGCGGAAAGTCTTCAGGGAGTAGAAGTAAAAGGGATAGAGACCACATTCGTCAAAGATGAGTTCTATTGGGGTAGAAGAGGCCCTTCTGTACATTTTACTTATTCTATGCCGGAAGAGAATGTAGAATGGTTGTATAACGAAGTGACCGTACCAGAAGGTGAGGATGTTATAGGCTCCTACTTCATGGCGAATGGATTTGCGGAGGGGTATTTTGGGATCCAGGTAAATTCTGAGGAGGAAAGAAGGATTTTGTTTTCGGTTTGGAGTCCTTACCAAACGGATGATCCGAACGCTATTCCGGAAGACCAAAGAATAACATTGTTGAAAAAGGGTAAAGGAGTCTATACGGGAGAATTTGGGAACGAAGGAAGTGGAGGTCAATCCTTTAAAAAGCACATGTGGAAAGCCGGACTCACTTATTCTTTCTTAACCAGAATCAGACCTTCAGAAGTGACGGGATCTACAGAGTATACGTCTTACTTTAAAGATGCTGAAACCGGAAAATGGGAGTTGATAGCTTCTTTTAGAAGACCTAAGACCAGTACTTACGCTAAGCGCTTTCATTCCTTTTTGGAGAATTTTATAACAGAGACGGGAGATCAACCCCGGAAGGTGTTATTTGGAAATACTTGGGTTAGGACGGTGAATGGAGAATGGAGGGAATTGACTCGGGCTCGCTTTACGGCAGACGCTACTGCTAGAAAGGGGAATCGTTTAGATTATACGGGAGGGGCGGAAGGACCGTACTTTTATTTAAAAAATTGTGGGTTCTTCTATGCGCCTGTTGAGCTAAATACCGTTTTTGATAGGGAAGCTTCCGGTAAGATTCCTCAGATCATTATGGAGGATTTGGAACGTTAA
- a CDS encoding zinc metallopeptidase, whose protein sequence is MGGLILIGVVFMIIGSLVSSRLKSKFAQYSQIGLSNGLSGEAIARKMLEDNGIYDVKITQVDGQLTDHYNPLDKTVNLSADVYHGRSAAAAAVAAHEVGHAVQHAQAYAALKFRSAMVPAVNIASRVMGMANMFLMFGGVALLSQNNPMGNTLLLVLIAANVALALFALVTLPVEFDASKRALNWMETRNVVSQREHGMAKDALKWAAMTYVVGAAAAMANLLYFVMIFLGRRDD, encoded by the coding sequence ATGGGAGGATTAATTTTAATTGGTGTTGTCTTCATGATTATCGGAAGCTTGGTATCAAGCCGTCTAAAGAGCAAATTTGCGCAGTATTCGCAAATAGGCCTTTCCAATGGACTAAGCGGTGAAGCGATTGCCAGAAAAATGCTAGAAGATAATGGTATTTACGATGTGAAAATAACGCAAGTGGACGGTCAATTGACAGACCACTATAATCCTTTGGATAAGACGGTAAACCTAAGTGCGGATGTATATCACGGTAGAAGTGCTGCGGCTGCGGCAGTAGCTGCTCACGAAGTGGGTCATGCCGTGCAACATGCTCAGGCCTATGCAGCTTTGAAATTTAGATCTGCTATGGTTCCTGCAGTAAATATAGCATCTCGTGTGATGGGAATGGCAAACATGTTCTTGATGTTTGGTGGTGTGGCTTTATTGTCGCAAAACAACCCTATGGGAAATACACTTTTATTAGTGTTGATCGCAGCAAACGTAGCATTGGCTTTATTTGCTTTGGTTACCCTTCCGGTAGAATTTGACGCTAGTAAGCGTGCCTTAAACTGGATGGAAACTAGAAATGTAGTTTCACAGAGAGAGCATGGAATGGCGAAGGATGCCTTGAAATGGGCTGCCATGACGTATGTGGT